In the genome of Rhizobium sp. NZLR1, one region contains:
- a CDS encoding MaoC/PaaZ C-terminal domain-containing protein, giving the protein MKDLWFEDLSIGFGVRSEPILLTRGAIIRFAREFDPQPFHLSEEGAANSFFATLVASGAHSYALTMRLGVNAGVFTGNAIAGLGVDEMRFLKPLLPESKLSATFTVKSLRESRSKPHLGIVHWLAETYDDNGVRVFSAIIKNLVLRNPLRQIVS; this is encoded by the coding sequence GTGAAAGATCTATGGTTTGAAGACCTGTCGATTGGCTTCGGTGTTCGTAGCGAGCCTATTTTGCTGACGAGGGGCGCCATTATCCGATTTGCCCGCGAGTTCGATCCACAACCGTTTCACCTGAGTGAAGAAGGAGCAGCCAACAGCTTCTTCGCGACTCTTGTCGCGAGTGGGGCACACTCGTACGCGCTAACTATGCGACTGGGCGTCAACGCTGGGGTCTTCACGGGCAATGCTATTGCAGGGCTGGGCGTGGATGAAATGCGTTTCCTCAAGCCGCTGCTTCCTGAAAGTAAGCTCAGCGCGACTTTCACGGTGAAGTCTTTACGCGAGTCTCGAAGCAAGCCTCACCTCGGCATTGTTCATTGGCTCGCAGAAACCTACGATGACAACGGCGTTCGGGTATTTTCGGCGATCATTAAGAACCTCGTCCTGCGCAATCCCCTACGGCAGATCGTATCCTAA
- a CDS encoding electron transfer flavoprotein-ubiquinone oxidoreductase — MNETTDLPERESMEFDVVIVGAGPAGLSAATRLKQVNPDLTVVVLEKGAEVGAHILSGAVVDPIGIDRLLPGWRKDEGHPFKTEVTADHFLFLGPAGSIRLPNFLMPPLMNNHGNYIVSLGLVCRWLAEKAEALGVEIYPGFAATEVLYNDQGAVIGVATGDMGVERNGEPGPNFTRGMELLGKYVLIGEGVRGSLAKQLIAKFDLQKDREPQKFGIGIKELWHVKPENHRPGQVEHSFGWPLGMKTGGGSFLYHLEDNLVAVGFVVHLNYKNPYLYPFEEFQRFKTHPSIRGTFEGGKRISYGARAITEGGYQSVPKLTFPGGALIGCSAGFVNVPRIKGSHNAVLSGILAADKIAVAIASGRANDEVVEIENEWRAGDIGKDLKRVRNVKPLWSKFGTAVGIALGGLDMWTNQLFGFSFFGTLKHGKIDAACLEPASMHKRIDYPRPDGVLTFDRPSSVFLSNTNHEENEPVHLHVEDMALQKSSEFGIYAGPSTRYCPAGVYEWVEKDGEETFVINAQNCVHCKTCDIKDPNQNINWVPPQGGEGPVYPSM, encoded by the coding sequence ATGAACGAGACGACTGATCTGCCCGAACGCGAGAGCATGGAATTCGACGTGGTCATCGTTGGCGCAGGCCCGGCAGGCCTGTCCGCGGCGACCCGGCTGAAGCAGGTCAACCCGGATCTGACCGTCGTGGTGCTCGAAAAGGGGGCGGAGGTCGGTGCGCACATCCTCTCCGGCGCCGTCGTCGATCCGATCGGCATCGACCGCCTATTGCCGGGCTGGCGCAAGGATGAGGGGCATCCATTCAAGACCGAGGTCACGGCCGATCATTTCCTGTTTCTCGGCCCGGCGGGTTCGATCCGACTGCCGAATTTCCTCATGCCGCCATTGATGAACAATCACGGCAATTACATCGTCTCGCTCGGGCTGGTCTGTCGTTGGCTGGCCGAAAAGGCCGAAGCGCTTGGCGTCGAAATCTATCCAGGCTTTGCTGCGACCGAGGTGCTCTACAATGACCAAGGTGCGGTCATAGGCGTCGCAACCGGCGACATGGGCGTCGAGCGAAACGGCGAGCCCGGCCCGAATTTCACGCGCGGCATGGAGCTTTTGGGCAAATACGTGCTGATCGGCGAGGGTGTGCGCGGATCGCTCGCCAAGCAGCTGATCGCCAAGTTCGATCTGCAAAAGGACCGCGAGCCGCAGAAATTCGGTATCGGCATCAAGGAGCTCTGGCATGTCAAGCCTGAGAACCACCGGCCGGGCCAGGTGGAGCATTCCTTCGGCTGGCCGCTCGGGATGAAGACCGGCGGCGGCTCCTTCCTCTATCACCTCGAAGACAATCTGGTGGCCGTCGGCTTCGTCGTCCATCTCAATTACAAGAACCCCTATCTCTATCCGTTCGAGGAATTCCAGCGTTTCAAGACGCACCCGTCTATCCGTGGCACCTTCGAAGGCGGCAAGCGCATTTCCTATGGTGCCCGCGCCATCACCGAGGGCGGATACCAGTCCGTGCCAAAGCTCACCTTCCCCGGCGGTGCGCTCATCGGCTGCTCCGCCGGCTTCGTCAACGTGCCGCGCATCAAGGGTTCGCACAACGCAGTGCTGTCGGGAATCCTGGCCGCCGACAAGATCGCCGTGGCGATCGCTTCAGGGCGTGCCAATGACGAAGTCGTCGAGATCGAAAACGAATGGCGCGCCGGCGATATCGGCAAGGATTTGAAGCGCGTCCGCAACGTCAAGCCGCTCTGGTCGAAGTTCGGCACCGCGGTCGGCATAGCGCTCGGCGGGCTCGATATGTGGACGAACCAGCTTTTCGGCTTCTCGTTCTTCGGAACGCTGAAGCATGGCAAGATCGACGCCGCCTGCCTGGAGCCGGCGTCGATGCACAAACGCATCGACTATCCCCGCCCGGACGGCGTGCTGACCTTCGATAGGCCGTCCTCGGTGTTCCTGTCGAACACCAACCACGAGGAAAACGAGCCGGTCCACCTGCATGTCGAGGACATGGCCCTGCAGAAATCGTCCGAGTTCGGCATCTATGCCGGCCCGTCGACGCGCTACTGTCCGGCCGGCGTCTATGAATGGGTGGAGAAGGACGGCGAAGAGACCTTCGTCATCAACGCGCAGAACTGCGTCCACTGCAAGACCTGCGACATCAAGGACCCCAACCAGAACATCAACTGGGTCCCGCCACAGGGCGGCGAGGGGCCGGTCTATCCGAGCATGTAG
- a CDS encoding dimethylsulfonioproprionate lyase family protein: protein MPKRIAGKVFEKLIRPGRFALAESSSALSAQMSETFDSALGSLSHSTGILGDLRQNFHALTRNFEWTRSPSGPFASCNFDSGHAHAVLVGPGGIEERSDVRIGMLLMAPFTRFPDHIQYQARSFLALSPMEFSATQEGWKRVSIGELSYCGAGELVALRSVSKPLLCLWCNMERR from the coding sequence ATGCCGAAACGCATCGCCGGAAAGGTCTTCGAGAAGTTGATCAGGCCCGGCCGCTTCGCGCTCGCGGAGTCCTCGTCGGCACTGTCTGCGCAAATGAGCGAGACTTTTGACAGCGCATTGGGAAGTTTATCCCACAGCACTGGTATCCTCGGCGATTTAAGGCAAAACTTTCATGCATTGACACGAAATTTCGAATGGACGCGAAGCCCTTCGGGACCGTTCGCCAGCTGTAACTTTGACAGCGGGCACGCGCATGCGGTTCTGGTCGGTCCAGGTGGCATCGAAGAACGCAGCGATGTTCGCATCGGCATGTTGCTGATGGCGCCGTTTACACGCTTTCCCGATCACATCCAGTATCAAGCGCGGTCGTTTCTCGCGCTTTCCCCGATGGAATTCTCTGCCACTCAGGAAGGATGGAAGCGTGTGAGCATTGGAGAGCTCAGTTATTGCGGCGCCGGCGAGCTTGTGGCCCTCCGTTCCGTTTCAAAGCCCCTCCTTTGCCTCTGGTGCAACATGGAACGGCGGTAA
- a CDS encoding electron transfer flavoprotein subunit alpha/FixB family protein: MAILLLADHDNQSLSDQTAKALSAAASIGGDVHVLVAGKGAKPAADAAAKLEGVSKVLLAESNELANNLAEPLVDLIVSLAGAYDTIISAATSVGKNVMPRVAALLDVAQISEIIEVVSSDTFKRPIYAGNAIQTVQSTDAKKVITVRTASFSPASQGPTAAVEQISTAALSSLLSSFVSEDVSASDRPELTSAKIIISGGRALGSAEKFREVILPVADKLGAAVGASRAAVDAGYAPNDWQVGQTGKVVAPQLYIAVGISGAIQHLAGMKDSKVIVAINKDEEAPIFQVADYGLIGDLFEILPQLEKSL, encoded by the coding sequence ATGGCCATTCTTCTTCTGGCTGACCACGACAACCAAAGCCTTTCCGACCAGACCGCCAAGGCCCTGAGCGCAGCCGCATCTATCGGCGGCGACGTGCACGTGCTGGTGGCCGGCAAGGGCGCAAAGCCTGCTGCCGATGCCGCCGCCAAGCTCGAAGGCGTTTCCAAGGTGCTGCTGGCCGAGAGCAACGAACTTGCCAACAATCTCGCCGAGCCGCTGGTCGATCTAATCGTCTCACTTGCCGGCGCCTACGACACCATCATCTCGGCTGCGACCTCGGTCGGCAAGAACGTCATGCCGCGCGTCGCAGCGCTGCTCGACGTCGCCCAGATCTCGGAAATCATTGAAGTCGTATCGTCCGACACCTTCAAGCGGCCGATCTATGCTGGCAATGCCATCCAAACGGTGCAGTCGACCGACGCCAAGAAGGTCATCACCGTGCGCACCGCTTCCTTTTCCCCGGCCTCCCAAGGCCCGACTGCTGCTGTCGAGCAGATCTCGACGGCAGCCCTTTCTTCACTGCTCTCGTCGTTCGTGTCGGAGGATGTTTCCGCCTCCGATCGCCCGGAGCTGACCTCTGCCAAGATCATCATCTCAGGCGGCCGCGCGCTCGGCTCGGCGGAAAAATTCCGCGAAGTCATCCTGCCGGTTGCCGACAAGCTCGGTGCCGCAGTCGGCGCTTCGCGCGCTGCCGTCGATGCCGGTTACGCTCCGAACGACTGGCAGGTCGGCCAAACCGGCAAGGTCGTCGCACCGCAGCTCTACATCGCCGTCGGCATCTCGGGTGCCATCCAGCATCTCGCCGGCATGAAGGACTCGAAGGTCATCGTCGCCATCAATAAGGACGAGGAAGCGCCGATCTTCCAGGTTGCCGACTACGGCCTCATCGGGGATCTCTTCGAGATCCTGCCGCAACTCGAAAAGTCACTCTAA
- a CDS encoding electron transfer flavoprotein subunit beta/FixA family protein, protein MKILVPVKRVVDYNVKIRVKPDGTGVELTNVKMSMNPFDEISVEEALRLKEAGKAEEVVVVSIGPAKAEETLRTALAMGADRAILVETDDAIEPLTVAKILKAIAEAEKPGLIIVGKQAIDDDSNQTGQMLAALMGVAQATFASKIEIGDSKAKVTREVDGGLQTIEIKLPAVVTTDLRLNEPRYASLPNIMKAKKKPLDKKSPADLGVTTTPRLKVLKTEEPGGRKAGVKVKSVAELVDKLKNEAGVL, encoded by the coding sequence ATGAAGATTCTCGTTCCTGTTAAGCGGGTGGTTGATTACAACGTGAAGATCCGCGTCAAGCCGGATGGCACGGGTGTTGAACTCACCAACGTCAAGATGTCGATGAACCCGTTCGACGAGATCTCGGTCGAGGAAGCGCTCAGGCTGAAGGAAGCCGGCAAGGCGGAGGAAGTCGTCGTCGTCTCGATCGGCCCCGCTAAAGCGGAAGAAACGCTGCGCACGGCGCTTGCCATGGGCGCCGACCGCGCCATCCTGGTCGAGACCGACGACGCGATTGAGCCGCTGACGGTTGCCAAGATCCTCAAAGCCATCGCAGAAGCCGAAAAGCCCGGTCTGATTATCGTCGGCAAGCAGGCAATCGACGACGACAGCAACCAGACCGGCCAGATGCTCGCAGCCCTGATGGGCGTCGCCCAGGCGACCTTCGCCTCGAAGATAGAGATCGGCGACAGCAAGGCAAAAGTGACCCGTGAGGTCGATGGCGGCCTGCAGACCATCGAGATCAAGTTGCCGGCAGTGGTTACCACCGATCTGCGCCTCAACGAGCCGCGCTACGCTTCGCTGCCGAACATCATGAAGGCGAAGAAGAAGCCGCTCGACAAGAAGTCGCCTGCCGATCTTGGCGTGACGACGACCCCGCGCTTGAAGGTGCTGAAGACCGAAGAGCCCGGCGGCCGCAAGGCCGGCGTCAAGGTCAAGTCGGTAGCCGAACTCGTCGACAAGCTGAAAAACGAAGCCGGCGTGCTTTAA
- a CDS encoding adenylate kinase, whose translation MRIILLGPPGAGKGTQARHLATEYRIPQLSTGDMLRAAVSSRSDIGRRAADLMQSGELVPDDIVTGVVADRLFHEDCRTGFILDGFPRTIVQAQDLQKILRSSHAQIDAVISISVDENALAARIERRAEEARLSGQPVRTDDDPEVLKKRIHEFRQKIEPVVEFYETVGLLHTIDGMGSIERVSQQIDAILSAVRLSVNVKPTVASRF comes from the coding sequence ATGAGGATCATTTTGCTTGGACCGCCAGGCGCCGGAAAGGGCACGCAGGCCCGTCATCTCGCCACCGAGTATCGGATCCCGCAACTGTCCACGGGCGACATGCTACGCGCTGCCGTATCGTCACGATCGGATATCGGCAGAAGGGCCGCGGACCTGATGCAATCGGGCGAGCTCGTTCCTGACGATATTGTCACCGGTGTTGTCGCCGATCGCCTGTTCCATGAAGACTGCCGTACCGGCTTCATCCTTGATGGCTTTCCCCGAACGATTGTGCAGGCGCAGGATCTGCAGAAAATTCTCCGTTCGTCGCATGCACAGATCGACGCCGTCATTTCGATTTCGGTCGATGAGAATGCTCTGGCCGCGCGTATCGAGCGACGGGCGGAAGAGGCGCGCCTCAGCGGTCAGCCCGTTCGCACCGACGACGATCCGGAGGTGCTAAAAAAGCGCATCCATGAGTTTCGTCAAAAGATCGAGCCAGTCGTGGAGTTCTACGAAACGGTTGGTCTGCTGCATACCATCGACGGGATGGGCAGTATTGAACGCGTGTCCCAGCAGATCGACGCCATCTTGAGCGCGGTGCGACTGTCAGTGAACGTCAAACCCACTGTTGCTTCCCGGTTCTAA
- a CDS encoding 4-aminobutyrate--2-oxoglutarate transaminase → MQNSQIAARRAEAVSRGVGVTTQVYAERAENAEIWDVEGRRYIDFAAGIAVVNTGHRHPQVIAAVRDQIDRFTHTCHQVVPYENYVRLAERLNDLVPGNFKKKTVFVTTGAEAVENAVKIARAATNRSAVIAFTGGFHGRTFMGMTLTGKVQPYKVGFGAMMPDVFHVPFPAELHGTSVEDALSVLEKLFKADVDPSRVAAFIIEPVQGEGGFYEVPKAFMLKLREIADQHGILLIADEVQTGFARTGKLFAMEHFGVVADLTTMAKGLGGGFPIAAVTGRADIMDAPGPGGLGGTYGGNPIGIAAGNAVLDVIESENLCERADRLGARLKQRLQSLRETVPQIVDIRGPGFMNAVEFNVPGSGTPDADFTNKVRVRALEKGLILLTCGVYGNVVRFLAPITIQDEVFAEALDILESVLRDCAKGA, encoded by the coding sequence ATGCAAAACTCGCAAATTGCCGCGCGCCGCGCCGAAGCGGTCTCCCGCGGTGTCGGCGTCACCACACAGGTCTATGCCGAACGCGCGGAGAATGCCGAAATTTGGGATGTAGAAGGGCGCCGCTACATCGACTTTGCCGCAGGCATTGCCGTCGTCAACACCGGCCACCGCCATCCCCAGGTCATCGCCGCTGTGAGGGATCAGATTGATCGCTTCACTCATACCTGCCATCAGGTCGTGCCTTACGAGAACTATGTTCGCCTTGCCGAGCGCCTGAACGACCTCGTTCCGGGCAACTTCAAGAAAAAGACAGTGTTCGTCACCACAGGCGCGGAAGCGGTAGAAAACGCGGTCAAGATTGCGCGGGCGGCCACCAACCGCTCTGCCGTCATTGCCTTTACCGGCGGTTTTCATGGCCGCACATTCATGGGCATGACGCTGACCGGCAAGGTGCAGCCTTATAAGGTCGGCTTCGGCGCAATGATGCCCGATGTCTTCCATGTGCCGTTTCCTGCCGAGCTGCATGGCACCTCGGTCGAGGACGCCTTATCGGTGCTCGAAAAACTGTTCAAAGCCGATGTCGATCCAAGTCGGGTCGCAGCCTTCATCATCGAGCCGGTTCAGGGGGAGGGCGGCTTTTACGAAGTGCCGAAGGCGTTCATGCTGAAACTTCGCGAGATCGCCGATCAGCACGGGATCCTTCTGATCGCCGACGAGGTTCAGACGGGCTTTGCGCGAACTGGCAAACTGTTTGCCATGGAGCACTTTGGTGTTGTCGCTGACCTGACGACCATGGCAAAGGGGCTAGGCGGCGGGTTCCCGATTGCAGCGGTTACAGGACGAGCAGACATCATGGACGCACCCGGCCCAGGCGGGCTTGGTGGCACCTATGGCGGCAACCCGATCGGGATTGCCGCCGGCAACGCCGTCCTGGATGTCATTGAAAGCGAGAATCTGTGCGAACGTGCAGACAGGCTCGGCGCCCGCCTCAAGCAGCGTCTTCAGTCGTTGCGCGAGACGGTGCCGCAGATCGTCGATATCCGCGGACCCGGCTTCATGAATGCGGTTGAGTTCAATGTGCCAGGCTCGGGCACGCCTGACGCCGACTTTACCAACAAGGTACGTGTCCGCGCCCTCGAAAAGGGCCTCATTCTTCTCACGTGCGGCGTCTACGGAAACGTCGTGCGTTTCCTGGCTCCAATCACGATCCAGGACGAGGTTTTTGCCGAGGCCCTGGATATCCTCGAAAGCGTATTGCGCGATTGTGCAAAAGGAGCGTGA
- a CDS encoding NAD-dependent succinate-semialdehyde dehydrogenase, translating into MSISDELLNKLKDKTLVTDKARIGGEWVATSETGKQFDVLNPSTGALIATLPDMNRAETARAIDLADKAQKQWAKKTGKERAGVLRKLYDLMVANADDLAVILTSEMGKPLAEAKGEILYGASYVEWFGEEAKRVYGDTIPGHQADKRIIVIKQPVGVVAAITPWNFPNAMLARKFAPAIAAGCAMVSKPARETPLSALALAVLSERAGLPAGVFNVVLSRDSAAIGKEFTENEKVRKLTFTGSTDVGRILMRQGADQIMKLGLELGGNAPFIVFDDADLDAAVEGAMISKYRNNGQTCVCANRLYVQSGVYDAFSKKLAAKVEALKVGDGFDDGVQAGPLISEKALEKVEEHIEDALSKGAKLALGGKRHSKGAFFFEPTVLTGVTKDMKVAREETFGPVAPLFKFEDEEEVIELANDTEFGLASYFYAKDVSKIFRVAEALEYGMVGINTGLISTEVAPFGGIKQSGQGREGSKYGIDDYVEIKYLCLSI; encoded by the coding sequence ATGTCGATTTCCGACGAACTCTTGAACAAACTGAAAGACAAGACCCTTGTAACGGATAAGGCGCGGATCGGCGGCGAGTGGGTCGCAACAAGCGAGACGGGCAAGCAGTTCGATGTCCTTAATCCATCGACGGGCGCACTGATCGCCACCTTACCCGACATGAACCGCGCCGAGACTGCCCGTGCAATCGACCTGGCCGACAAGGCCCAGAAGCAATGGGCCAAGAAGACAGGCAAGGAGCGGGCAGGGGTCCTTCGCAAACTGTACGACCTTATGGTCGCCAATGCCGACGATCTTGCTGTCATCCTGACGAGCGAGATGGGAAAGCCGCTCGCCGAAGCTAAGGGCGAGATACTCTACGGCGCATCCTACGTCGAGTGGTTTGGCGAAGAAGCAAAGCGCGTCTATGGCGACACTATTCCTGGTCACCAGGCCGACAAGCGCATCATCGTCATCAAGCAGCCGGTGGGTGTTGTTGCCGCGATCACACCGTGGAATTTCCCCAACGCAATGCTTGCGCGCAAATTTGCGCCCGCCATTGCAGCCGGATGCGCAATGGTCTCCAAACCGGCCCGCGAGACGCCACTTTCGGCACTGGCGCTCGCCGTTCTCAGCGAACGCGCCGGGCTGCCGGCCGGCGTGTTCAACGTGGTCCTGTCGAGGGATTCGGCTGCGATCGGCAAGGAGTTCACCGAGAACGAGAAGGTCCGCAAGCTCACCTTCACCGGATCGACCGATGTCGGGCGCATCCTGATGCGTCAGGGCGCCGACCAGATCATGAAGCTTGGCCTCGAACTCGGCGGCAATGCGCCATTCATCGTCTTTGATGACGCTGACCTGGATGCAGCGGTCGAAGGCGCCATGATCTCGAAATATCGCAACAATGGCCAGACCTGCGTCTGCGCTAATCGACTCTATGTTCAATCGGGCGTCTACGACGCGTTTTCCAAAAAGCTTGCCGCCAAGGTTGAAGCGCTCAAGGTCGGTGACGGATTCGACGACGGCGTCCAGGCCGGCCCGTTGATTTCCGAAAAGGCGCTTGAGAAGGTGGAAGAGCATATCGAAGACGCACTCAGCAAGGGGGCAAAGCTTGCCTTGGGCGGAAAGCGGCACAGCAAGGGCGCGTTCTTCTTCGAGCCGACGGTTCTGACCGGCGTCACGAAGGACATGAAGGTTGCACGCGAAGAGACGTTCGGCCCGGTCGCACCACTGTTCAAGTTCGAGGACGAAGAGGAGGTCATCGAACTCGCCAACGACACCGAATTCGGACTTGCCTCCTATTTTTACGCCAAGGACGTCTCCAAGATCTTTAGGGTCGCTGAAGCACTCGAATACGGAATGGTCGGCATAAACACCGGTCTTATTTCGACGGAAGTGGCACCTTTTGGTGGCATCAAGCAGTCCGGTCAGGGCCGGGAAGGGTCGAAATATGGGATCGATGACTATGTCGAAATCAAATATCTCTGCCTCAGCATCTGA
- a CDS encoding RidA family protein has translation MLTAVNPPGSAWPGVSQGVILKGSGVFVSTGHVGTDAAGEIIVSSPEDQIVALFDNLRATLTAAGLEFGNVARMTCYVKSFDETTMATLRSVRARYWNQDCPPSSVIVQAALYDPRLLVEAEVLAVVP, from the coding sequence ATGTTGACCGCAGTGAACCCGCCAGGAAGCGCGTGGCCCGGCGTTTCGCAAGGCGTTATCCTTAAGGGTAGCGGCGTTTTCGTTTCGACAGGGCATGTTGGAACCGACGCGGCCGGCGAGATCATCGTATCTTCGCCGGAAGATCAGATCGTCGCGTTGTTCGACAACCTAAGGGCGACGCTGACCGCCGCTGGCCTGGAGTTTGGCAACGTTGCGCGGATGACCTGCTATGTCAAAAGCTTCGACGAGACGACGATGGCGACCTTGCGTTCCGTCAGAGCCCGTTACTGGAACCAGGACTGCCCGCCCTCAAGCGTGATTGTTCAGGCGGCCCTCTACGATCCCCGCCTGCTGGTCGAAGCCGAAGTGCTCGCGGTCGTCCCGTAA
- a CDS encoding NAD(P)/FAD-dependent oxidoreductase yields MRKFDVIVIGGGHNGLVCACYLAKAGLKVCVVERQPFVGGAAISREVWPGFTISVASYWMSMLQPKIMLDLGLQENGVEVISVPPSFHPFDSGKSIVYWPDEQRFVEELAQFSKKDAENYPKFAAHMADIIPYIRRLMFETPVDPMTGKIKDITKAMSLAWRLRDIGARVYDIWDLLTLSADDYLRRWFESDEVLTAFGSYASGSAGLISPKTQGSAYVLARPYLRDNSTSAGGGGLIKGGMGSISEALLRVAKAHGVEVLTGEKVRKVAISNGKAVGVELESGPHLIAKTVVSNAGAKMTYFDLIGTEHLSDAVKGQVERHRTKSIAFKINLACNALPRWTAYDSRRLNEPNPGSVTLAENSDELEDAFHTAQNGEMAKHPYLWITTPSAFDETVAPEGKHVVQIMGGHVPYKLNGREWDEVTKKELLDIVVAQICRYAPGFEKEVLHAQILTPKDIEEMFAMVDGHVHHGEMSLDQVFFRRPIQHYADYRTPISGMYMCGAACHPGGGVNGVPGHNAAREILRDLGKAFPAKVRP; encoded by the coding sequence ATGAGAAAGTTCGATGTAATCGTCATCGGCGGTGGCCATAATGGTCTCGTCTGTGCGTGCTATCTCGCAAAGGCCGGACTGAAGGTTTGCGTCGTGGAACGGCAGCCGTTCGTCGGCGGGGCTGCGATCTCCCGCGAGGTCTGGCCGGGCTTTACGATCTCTGTCGCGTCCTACTGGATGAGCATGCTGCAGCCGAAGATCATGCTCGACCTCGGGCTCCAGGAAAATGGCGTTGAAGTCATTTCTGTCCCTCCGAGCTTTCATCCGTTCGACAGTGGAAAGAGCATTGTCTATTGGCCCGATGAGCAGCGCTTCGTCGAGGAACTCGCACAGTTCTCGAAAAAGGACGCCGAGAACTATCCGAAGTTTGCCGCCCATATGGCCGACATCATTCCCTATATCCGCCGGCTGATGTTTGAGACTCCGGTGGACCCGATGACCGGCAAGATCAAGGACATCACAAAGGCCATGTCGCTTGCCTGGCGGCTACGCGACATCGGTGCCCGCGTCTATGACATCTGGGACCTGCTCACCCTCAGCGCTGACGATTATCTGCGCCGCTGGTTCGAAAGCGATGAGGTTTTGACGGCATTCGGCAGTTATGCATCGGGTTCGGCAGGTCTGATCAGCCCGAAGACCCAAGGCTCAGCCTACGTGCTCGCGAGACCTTACCTGCGCGACAACTCGACATCTGCTGGCGGAGGCGGGCTGATCAAAGGCGGCATGGGTTCGATATCTGAAGCGCTTCTGCGTGTCGCCAAGGCTCACGGCGTCGAGGTCTTGACCGGTGAGAAGGTTAGGAAAGTCGCTATCAGTAACGGCAAAGCCGTTGGCGTCGAACTCGAAAGCGGCCCGCATCTTATAGCCAAGACGGTCGTCTCAAACGCTGGCGCGAAGATGACCTACTTCGACCTGATCGGCACAGAACACCTTTCGGACGCCGTCAAGGGCCAGGTCGAGCGCCATCGCACCAAGTCGATTGCCTTTAAGATCAACCTCGCCTGCAATGCATTACCGCGATGGACGGCCTACGACAGCCGCAGACTAAACGAGCCGAACCCAGGCTCTGTCACACTTGCTGAAAATTCCGACGAGCTGGAAGATGCGTTTCACACCGCTCAAAACGGTGAGATGGCCAAGCATCCCTATCTCTGGATCACCACGCCGAGCGCCTTTGACGAGACCGTCGCCCCTGAGGGCAAGCATGTGGTTCAGATCATGGGCGGACACGTCCCCTACAAACTCAACGGACGTGAGTGGGACGAGGTAACGAAAAAGGAATTGCTCGATATCGTTGTCGCTCAGATTTGTCGCTACGCGCCCGGTTTCGAAAAAGAAGTCCTGCACGCCCAGATCCTGACGCCAAAGGACATCGAGGAGATGTTTGCCATGGTTGACGGGCATGTTCACCATGGTGAGATGAGCCTCGACCAAGTGTTCTTCCGCCGACCGATCCAGCACTACGCCGACTATCGTACACCGATTTCTGGGATGTACATGTGCGGCGCAGCCTGCCACCCGGGCGGCGGCGTTAACGGCGTGCCCGGTCACAATGCGGCACGTGAAATTCTCCGGGACCTCGGCAAGGCGTTTCCGGCCAAGGTTCGCCCATAG